One window from the genome of Candidatus Didemnitutus sp. encodes:
- a CDS encoding Hpt domain-containing protein, whose translation MSEPILRPEAIEALRAVSPDDEGAFFRELIDIFLADTPIRIAELRNAVDAANAGAAVRAAHSIKGSAGNFGAQNLAQLALELETLAKSSQLAAVAARFGELEQAFAAVQGALLALRNS comes from the coding sequence ATGTCCGAGCCCATTCTGAGACCCGAGGCCATCGAAGCGCTCCGCGCGGTTTCACCGGACGACGAAGGCGCGTTTTTCCGGGAGCTGATCGATATCTTTCTGGCTGACACCCCGATCCGCATTGCGGAACTGCGAAACGCCGTCGACGCGGCCAACGCTGGCGCCGCCGTCCGTGCCGCGCACAGCATCAAAGGCAGCGCCGGGAATTTCGGGGCGCAGAACCTCGCGCAACTGGCGCTGGAACTCGAAACCCTCGCGAAATCCAGCCAACTCGCCGCCGTCGCGGCGCGTTTCGGCGAACTCGAGCAGGCCTTCGCGGCCGTCCAAGGCGCGCTGCTCGCGCTGCGAAACTCATGA
- a CDS encoding HAD hydrolase-like protein, which yields MSSHRWITFDCFGTLVDWHTGFANILRPLAGERVGELIAAYHRYERPLEHERPHRLYADVLREGVARAAREIGLAVPDHDVNALPDHWGTQPVFADVEPALAELRATGWKLAVLTNCDRALFAQTQRGFRQPFDLVVTAEEVKDYKPSLAHFRHFWRVSGVERENWVHAACSFYHDVGPAREMDITCIWVDRDRTGEDPAAATARIESLAALPATVQRLTKS from the coding sequence ATGTCGTCCCACCGTTGGATCACCTTCGACTGCTTCGGCACGCTCGTCGACTGGCACACGGGCTTTGCGAACATTCTGCGCCCGCTCGCCGGTGAACGTGTCGGCGAACTGATCGCCGCCTACCATCGCTACGAAAGGCCGCTCGAGCACGAACGTCCGCACCGCCTCTACGCCGACGTGCTCCGCGAAGGCGTGGCGCGCGCGGCGCGCGAGATCGGCCTGGCCGTGCCGGACCACGACGTGAACGCGTTGCCGGACCACTGGGGCACGCAGCCGGTGTTCGCGGACGTCGAGCCGGCGCTGGCGGAGCTGCGCGCGACTGGTTGGAAATTGGCCGTGCTCACCAACTGCGACCGGGCGCTCTTCGCGCAGACGCAGCGCGGATTTCGTCAGCCGTTCGACTTGGTGGTGACGGCGGAGGAAGTGAAAGACTACAAACCGTCCCTCGCGCACTTCCGGCATTTCTGGCGCGTGAGCGGCGTCGAACGCGAAAACTGGGTGCATGCCGCCTGCAGCTTTTATCACGATGTCGGTCCGGCCCGCGAAATGGACATCACGTGCATTTGGGTCGACCGCGATCGCACCGGCGAGGACCCCGCTGCGGCCACCGCGCGTATCGAGTCGCTCGCGGCATTGCCTGCGACCGTTCAGCGACTCACCAAATCGTAG
- a CDS encoding DUF1573 domain-containing protein: MSPRGPISSLLGVVLLGLALVPAQAKLTWTQTEISSATKPLQKTLSVSFGFKNTGTQPVTIRDVSVSCDCMSAAADKTVYQPGESGTINAHFTVGDRIGSYERGVTVVTDDGAKSQHLRVHIEVPELAAVQPRILDWNSGARAEEKPVEITVAPGIQINFTELFVSAPSFSARFETLEAGRRYRLFVKPLATTEAASAAIRFKGKAESGDDVVVSAYANVN, from the coding sequence ATGAGCCCGCGCGGCCCCATTTCCAGCCTCCTCGGTGTCGTCCTGCTCGGCCTCGCGCTCGTGCCCGCGCAAGCGAAGCTCACTTGGACGCAGACCGAGATCTCGAGTGCGACCAAACCGCTGCAAAAAACGCTCTCCGTCTCCTTCGGTTTCAAAAACACCGGCACCCAGCCCGTCACCATTCGCGACGTCTCGGTCAGCTGCGACTGCATGTCGGCCGCGGCGGACAAGACCGTCTACCAACCGGGAGAAAGCGGGACGATCAACGCGCACTTCACCGTGGGCGATCGCATCGGCTCCTACGAACGCGGCGTGACGGTCGTCACGGACGACGGCGCGAAATCACAACACCTGAGAGTGCACATCGAGGTCCCCGAATTGGCCGCCGTCCAACCGCGCATCCTCGACTGGAATTCCGGCGCGCGCGCGGAGGAGAAGCCGGTCGAGATCACCGTGGCGCCGGGAATCCAAATCAACTTCACCGAGCTGTTCGTCTCCGCACCGTCGTTCTCCGCACGCTTCGAGACCCTCGAAGCCGGCCGCCGCTATCGCTTGTTCGTCAAGCCGCTGGCGACTACCGAAGCGGCCAGCGCGGCGATCCGTTTCAAAGGCAAGGCTGAGTCCGGCGACGACGTGGTCGTCAGTGCCTACGCGAACGTCAACTGA
- a CDS encoding ATP-binding cassette domain-containing protein: MPAAPLLFDFRQLTVYRGERRALHGLDLQLRAGEHVAILGPNGCGKSTLIKTLTRELYPTTDTPGYRFQLLGEEFADITDFRRKLGLVALDQMLKLSYEVTERRVTGLELVLSGFFDSIGLWPHMRPSPTQRRRARAVMRELGIPHLATRSLQEMSSGEQRRCFIGRALVHDPAALLLDEPTTSLDPAAVIEFRRTLRTLCRRNKSVVLVTHNVADLVPEIDRVLLMRDGRIVADGPPPRVLSTASLSALFSAPLRLVRTRGHYDLVSR; this comes from the coding sequence GCCCGCCGCGCCGCTGCTCTTCGATTTCCGTCAGCTCACCGTTTACCGGGGCGAACGGCGCGCTCTCCACGGCCTCGATCTTCAGCTCCGCGCCGGAGAACACGTAGCCATCCTCGGCCCGAACGGCTGCGGCAAATCGACGCTGATCAAGACGCTCACCCGCGAACTCTACCCGACCACCGACACTCCCGGCTACCGCTTCCAGCTCCTCGGCGAGGAGTTCGCCGACATCACGGATTTCCGCCGCAAGCTCGGCCTCGTTGCGCTCGACCAGATGCTGAAGCTCTCCTACGAGGTGACAGAGCGTCGCGTCACCGGCCTCGAGTTGGTGCTCTCGGGCTTCTTCGACAGCATCGGTCTCTGGCCGCACATGCGGCCCTCGCCCACCCAGCGGCGCCGCGCGCGAGCGGTCATGCGCGAGCTCGGAATCCCTCACCTCGCGACTCGTTCGCTCCAGGAAATGTCCTCCGGCGAGCAACGCCGCTGCTTCATCGGCCGCGCGCTCGTCCACGATCCCGCCGCACTGCTGCTCGACGAACCGACCACCAGCCTCGATCCGGCGGCGGTGATCGAGTTTCGCCGCACGTTGCGCACGCTATGCCGGCGCAACAAAAGCGTCGTGCTCGTCACCCACAACGTCGCCGACCTCGTCCCCGAAATCGACCGCGTGCTCCTGATGCGCGACGGTCGCATCGTCGCCGACGGGCCGCCACCGCGCGTGCTCAGCACGGCTTCTCTATCCGCGCTGTTCAGCGCGCCGCTGCGCCTCGTCCGCACGCGCGGGCACTACGATTTGGTGAGTCGCTGA
- a CDS encoding cupin domain-containing protein: protein MATLISNPTIIEAAGNKPKLIEEFFGRVNSKTDAVSIARMRSPGGWVEPGQTPEFDEYTVVLRGELQVETKTATLTVRAGQAVLTPKGEWVRYASPHADGAEYIAVCLPAFSPATVHRDA, encoded by the coding sequence ATGGCTACTCTCATTTCCAACCCCACCATCATCGAAGCCGCCGGCAACAAGCCGAAGCTCATCGAGGAATTCTTCGGTCGCGTGAACTCGAAAACCGACGCCGTCAGCATCGCGCGCATGCGCAGCCCCGGCGGCTGGGTCGAACCAGGCCAGACGCCCGAGTTCGACGAATACACCGTCGTCCTCCGCGGCGAACTTCAGGTCGAAACAAAAACCGCCACACTCACCGTCCGCGCCGGGCAAGCCGTCCTCACGCCGAAAGGCGAGTGGGTGCGCTATGCCTCGCCGCACGCCGATGGCGCCGAATACATCGCAGTCTGCCTGCCCGCGTTTTCACCGGCGACCGTGCACCGCGACGCGTGA
- the ahcY gene encoding adenosylhomocysteinase: protein MAKAKKSSAAKTQDYHVKDIGLADWGRKEISIAEHEMPGLMSVRAKFGPKKPLKGVRVTGSLHMTIQTAVLIETLVELGASVRWASCNIFSTQDHAASAIAAAGVPVFAWKGETLEEYWDLTWRAVSHPNGTGPQLVVDDGGDVTLLLHKGYEMEQGSDWVNSASGSHEEQVIKNLLKKIKKAQPGVFTAMVKEWRGVSEETTTGVHRLYQLHEQGKLLVPSINVNDSVTKSKFDNLYGCRESLADGLKRATDVMIAGKVACVCGYGDVGKGSAFSLKGFGARVIVTEIDPINALQAAMEGFEVNTVESTLGIADIYVTTTGNKDIITLEHMAKMKDQAIVCNIGHFDNEIQVSRLYAAKGVKRTTIKPQYDMFTFPNGNSIYLLAEGRLVNLGCATGHPSFVMSNSFTNQTLAQLDLWKNKDVYKVGVYRLPKHLDEEVARLHLEKIGAKLTKLSKSQAEYLGVPVEGPYKPEHYRY from the coding sequence ATGGCCAAAGCCAAGAAATCTTCCGCTGCGAAAACGCAGGATTACCACGTCAAGGACATCGGTCTCGCCGACTGGGGTCGCAAAGAAATCTCCATCGCCGAGCACGAAATGCCCGGCCTGATGTCCGTCCGCGCCAAGTTCGGCCCCAAGAAGCCGCTCAAGGGCGTGCGCGTCACCGGTTCGCTGCACATGACGATTCAGACGGCCGTCCTCATCGAGACGCTCGTCGAACTCGGCGCCTCCGTGCGCTGGGCGTCGTGCAACATCTTCTCGACGCAGGACCACGCCGCGTCCGCCATCGCGGCCGCCGGCGTGCCCGTCTTCGCCTGGAAGGGCGAGACGCTCGAGGAATATTGGGATCTCACCTGGCGCGCCGTCAGCCACCCGAACGGCACGGGCCCGCAGCTCGTCGTCGACGACGGCGGCGACGTCACGCTCCTCCTCCACAAGGGCTACGAAATGGAGCAGGGCAGCGATTGGGTGAACAGCGCTTCCGGTTCGCACGAGGAGCAGGTCATCAAGAACCTTCTCAAGAAGATCAAGAAAGCCCAGCCGGGCGTCTTCACCGCGATGGTGAAGGAGTGGCGCGGCGTCTCCGAGGAAACCACCACCGGCGTCCACCGCCTCTACCAGCTCCACGAGCAGGGCAAGCTCCTCGTCCCCTCGATCAACGTCAACGACTCCGTCACCAAGTCGAAGTTCGACAATCTCTACGGCTGCCGCGAGTCCCTCGCCGACGGCCTCAAGCGCGCCACCGACGTCATGATCGCCGGCAAAGTCGCGTGCGTGTGCGGCTACGGCGACGTGGGCAAGGGCTCCGCGTTTTCGCTCAAGGGCTTTGGCGCGCGCGTCATCGTCACCGAGATCGACCCCATCAACGCCTTGCAGGCCGCGATGGAAGGCTTCGAGGTCAACACCGTCGAATCCACGCTCGGCATCGCCGACATCTACGTCACCACGACTGGCAACAAGGACATCATCACGCTCGAGCACATGGCGAAGATGAAGGACCAGGCCATCGTCTGTAACATCGGCCACTTCGACAACGAGATCCAGGTCTCGCGTCTCTACGCCGCCAAGGGCGTGAAGCGCACGACGATCAAGCCGCAATACGACATGTTCACGTTCCCCAACGGCAACAGCATCTACCTGCTCGCCGAAGGCCGCCTCGTGAACCTCGGCTGCGCCACCGGTCATCCGTCGTTCGTCATGTCGAACTCCTTCACCAACCAGACGCTCGCCCAGCTCGATCTCTGGAAGAACAAGGATGTCTACAAGGTCGGCGTCTATCGCCTGCCGAAGCACCTCGACGAAGAAGTCGCCCGCCTCCACCTCGAGAAGATCGGCGCCAAGCTGACCAAGCTCTCGAAGTCTCAGGCCGAGTATCTCGGCGTCCCGGTCGAAGGCCCCTACAAGCCCGAGCACTATCGCTACTGA
- the metK gene encoding methionine adenosyltransferase: MANHFVFSSESVGEGHPDKVADLISDSVLDACLKIDHTSRVACETFVKSNIVVVGGEITIPKLQDAKKGTTKPIEEAINLGKVIRDAIRDIGYVNDDDVFHADKVFINNYLTAQSPDIAQGVDAKKAEGKKTAEQGAGDQGIMFGYACNETPELMPTPIMFAHRLGRELTKIRKSGAVSWLRPDAKTQVSVRYQNDKPVEVVNVVISTQHAADAKHATIEKFLIENVIKKVIDPKLLTKNTEYLINPTGRFVVGGPQGDSGLTGRKIIVDTYGGWGRHGGGAFSGKDPSKVDRSAAYMGRWVAKNIVAAGLATHAEIQFAYAIGHPKPVSVRVETFGTAKLGISDEQITDAVQKVFSFKPADIVAQLDLLRPIYRQTTNYGHFGKKGLPWESTAKAAELRAAIKA, encoded by the coding sequence ATGGCCAATCACTTCGTTTTCTCCTCCGAGTCGGTCGGTGAAGGTCACCCCGACAAAGTCGCCGACCTCATCTCCGACAGCGTGCTCGATGCATGCTTGAAGATCGATCACACCTCGCGCGTCGCGTGCGAGACGTTCGTGAAGTCCAACATCGTCGTCGTGGGCGGCGAGATCACCATTCCGAAGCTGCAGGATGCCAAGAAGGGCACGACCAAGCCCATCGAAGAGGCGATCAACCTCGGCAAAGTGATTCGCGATGCGATCCGCGACATCGGCTACGTGAACGACGACGACGTGTTCCACGCCGACAAGGTTTTCATCAATAACTACCTCACCGCGCAGTCGCCCGACATCGCGCAGGGCGTCGACGCCAAAAAGGCCGAGGGCAAGAAGACCGCAGAGCAGGGTGCCGGCGACCAAGGCATCATGTTCGGCTACGCCTGCAATGAGACGCCCGAGCTCATGCCGACGCCGATCATGTTCGCGCACCGTCTCGGCCGCGAGTTGACGAAGATCCGCAAGTCCGGCGCCGTCTCTTGGCTCCGCCCCGACGCGAAGACGCAGGTCTCCGTCCGTTACCAGAACGACAAGCCCGTCGAGGTCGTGAACGTCGTCATCTCTACGCAGCATGCAGCCGATGCGAAGCACGCCACGATCGAGAAATTCCTCATCGAAAACGTCATCAAGAAGGTCATCGACCCGAAGCTGCTGACGAAGAACACCGAGTATCTCATCAACCCGACCGGTCGCTTCGTCGTTGGTGGCCCGCAGGGCGATTCCGGCCTCACCGGCCGCAAGATCATCGTGGACACCTACGGCGGCTGGGGCCGTCACGGTGGCGGCGCCTTCTCGGGCAAGGATCCGTCCAAGGTCGACCGCTCGGCCGCCTACATGGGCCGCTGGGTCGCGAAGAACATCGTCGCCGCCGGCCTCGCCACGCACGCCGAAATCCAATTCGCCTACGCCATCGGTCACCCGAAACCGGTCTCGGTTCGCGTCGAGACTTTCGGCACTGCCAAGCTCGGCATTTCCGATGAGCAGATCACGGACGCCGTGCAAAAGGTGTTCTCGTTCAAGCCGGCCGACATCGTCGCGCAACTCGACTTGCTCCGCCCGATCTACCGCCAAACCACGAATTACGGCCACTTCGGCAAGAAGGGTCTGCCGTGGGAATCCACCGCGAAAGCCGCCGAGCTCCGCGCCGCGATCAAAGCCTAA
- a CDS encoding uracil-DNA glycosylase yields MNVREHLLCLTDELRRLKGEGSRTVVVNEESLAELRRAIEVARAELAGAPAASTAPREAAVQHEAPSARSRESSVAEPAPSFASTAFAPPPPRVVPAHAAPSLGTPLPLSLPSGTKQERWNALREIVLNDATCKARVYAGKQVVFGVGNLDASVMFIGEAPGADEEEQGEPFVGRAGQLLNRMIKAMGLERAQVYIGNILNWRPEMGARSADGFQTGNRPPTLDEMAYCLPFIRAQIEIIQPRVLVALGKTAVDGLLGADRFKTMGAARGSWHSYNGIPLRATYHPSYLLRQEGLRSEAALKIKRDAWEDLLAVMEKSELPISEKQRGYFKTG; encoded by the coding sequence GCGGAGTTGCGGCGCGCCATCGAGGTCGCGCGCGCCGAGCTCGCTGGCGCTCCAGCCGCGTCCACCGCACCGCGGGAAGCCGCCGTGCAACACGAGGCTCCGTCGGCGCGGTCCCGCGAAAGCTCCGTCGCCGAACCGGCGCCGAGTTTCGCATCGACCGCGTTCGCTCCGCCGCCGCCGCGCGTGGTGCCGGCCCATGCCGCGCCAAGCCTCGGCACGCCGCTGCCGCTGAGTTTGCCGAGCGGCACGAAACAGGAGCGCTGGAACGCGCTGCGCGAGATCGTGCTGAACGATGCGACCTGCAAGGCGCGGGTCTACGCGGGCAAGCAAGTGGTCTTCGGTGTCGGCAATCTCGATGCGTCCGTGATGTTCATCGGCGAGGCGCCGGGCGCGGACGAGGAAGAGCAAGGCGAGCCGTTTGTCGGGCGCGCCGGACAGTTGCTCAATCGCATGATCAAGGCGATGGGGCTCGAGCGCGCGCAAGTCTACATCGGCAATATCCTCAATTGGCGGCCAGAGATGGGCGCGCGTTCGGCAGACGGTTTTCAGACGGGCAACCGTCCGCCGACCCTGGACGAGATGGCGTATTGCCTGCCGTTCATTCGCGCGCAGATCGAGATCATCCAGCCGCGGGTGCTCGTCGCGCTCGGCAAAACCGCCGTCGACGGACTGCTCGGCGCGGATCGTTTCAAGACGATGGGCGCAGCGCGCGGCTCGTGGCATTCCTACAACGGCATCCCGCTGCGCGCCACGTATCACCCGTCTTATTTGCTGCGGCAGGAAGGACTGCGCTCCGAAGCGGCGTTGAAGATCAAGCGCGACGCTTGGGAGGATTTGCTCGCGGTGATGGAAAAATCGGAGCTGCCGATCAGCGAGAAGCAGCGCGGGTATTTCAAAACCGGTTGA